The following coding sequences lie in one Zingiber officinale cultivar Zhangliang chromosome 2B, Zo_v1.1, whole genome shotgun sequence genomic window:
- the LOC122048122 gene encoding uncharacterized protein LOC122048122 — protein sequence MQVWDKDIIETAGDRFYDNVVEEFLDALKQNITGEWSDQVVKWEKCSNNKVACPDVYALFDGDGHQVPQDLVEKVGKVFETILEEANKLRYETNEDMSIAQAIKLVMERHSI from the exons ATGCAGGTCTGGGATAAAGATATTATTGAGACAGCAGGAGATCGATTTTACGACAATGTTGTGGAGGAATTTCTCGACGCACTCAAACAAAACATCACT GGAGAGTGGTCTGATCAAGTTGTGAAATGGGAGAAATGCAGCAATAACAAGGTCGCTTGTCCTGATGT CTACGCACTCTTTGATGGTGATGGACATCAAGTGCCTCAAGATCTAGTGGAAAAAGTTGGTAAGGTGTTTGAAACCATTCTGGAAGAG GCTAACAAACTCAGGTATGAAACAAATGAAGACATGTCTATAGCACAGGCTATTAAGCTAGTCATGGAGAGGCATTCAATATGA